The stretch of DNA AGGCAGAGTGAACTTGAGAACGCGACGCGCTACAGCTCACAGACAGATCGTAGGCCTATAGATCACAGTGTGAACAATAGATCGAATGAAGTGAGCCAGTTCTAAGATCCGGCTGGGATAGGGAGTGAGCTGACTGCTTAGATCAATCACTCGCTGCCCGCGGACAGATTTAAGTCTCGCTGAAAGAGGTATTCTCATTCCTACAGGCTGAATATATCATGGCAGGTCCAGTCATAGTGATACAGAGGGAGAAGTGTGGAGTATTTGATGTAGCTTATCACGctggcgtgagagagagaggtagacacagagagaaaggggtattttttttcttttactgcAGTAGGCTAGTTCAGAAAATAGGTTCACTTTTCAAACTAAGTCAACACATGACCTTCACATAACATATATATCTTATTCATGTAGGTACAATGCAAGTCATATAAAATGAAGTTAGGCctcataaagaaagagagagggaaagagagatagcaaaaaagagagggtgagggatctctctttctctctctctgcaatgaGGTTGCCAGccaaggaaaagaaaagctTTGTACATTTGGcacaggcacatgcacacacacacaccctctctctctcttatatgCCAGGGCTGGCAGGGGAAGTGCTTCAAAGAGCTCTTTATGTAGCAACAAAGATAAACAAGCCGTCTGTCAGAAGTGAAAACGCAGAGGCTACATTTCTATGGATTAAATCAGGAAGTTCAGACTTCTATTGGTAGCAACCATCGATCATAAAGAATGTTCACGGTAGCTTATCATCTGATAGCCTTATGGATCAGGTTCCTGGCATTGGGAAGGTCTGGTCTCTGAAAACATTATCATTAGCTATGGAATCTGGTGCTGATGCATGTCGCGGCGGGGTTGTTTGACTCTGTCAACTGTAAATCAGTCAGTTCCTGCTGGATGGATTCTGACTGATAGAGCTCATTACCAAGCTCAAGTGGACTCCCAGACACCAGCATCGCTCTGTAGCAGAACGTCACTTCTggatttctctctttccccgcactctcctctctctgctccctttaCTCTATTTTCTTCATTTAccccttttctgtctttctctcccgcctttctttttctcaatcttacttctcccctcctctctgtcgccCCTTTAGCTGTTCTCACTCAGTTTCGACATTACACCTGGTTAGGGAAGAGTTACTAAGCAGGGTGTGGAGCTCATACCTGAATATTCTCCTTGGAGTAGACAACAGATTCATTTGCTGAACTGAAACCTGTAGATTTtacttttttaaatgtgcttttaCTTTTTTTCACAGGAAATACTTCTGTTCATGTCTTACCATGTCTTACATGTGATGGTATGATTTCTGCATGCCATGCATTTACGTGTTACAGGGACCAGACTGTGAATTGTGTTCCTGTTAACCTGTTAAACCACATGTTCGCAACAGAGCTACAGTATCATCTTATTCTGTTAAATGCATCAGAGGCAGTTCAAGGTCGTAAACTGGTAAACCTAACATGTAAAAAACAGTGGCAAACCCAGCCTTAAAACAGTTAGTCAACCTAGAGCTCCAAAAACAGCCTATTCTATTGAGGCATGGCTGTGCCAAGTATAGGTGGagattatcacacacacacaggtgcacacaaacacacacacacacacacacacacacacagagacacacgcatacCTCTCCTCTCAGGGGTGATGAGCATGATTCATCTGTCATGTAATGTTCCACGGTTGCTAAGCATCAAGAGTATGAGGACAGGACACGAGGCAACAGAACCAGCAATACACACAAATAAGCCATACAGGGGATGATCATAATTAACAATAAATCATAAATGAGCCAGAGGTGATTATTATTCCCAGGTGTACATCATGCAGAGCATGTGGGTAAACTGTGTACAATTCATGCTGTAAAATAATATAGGATTTAGTTAGTTACTGTAACAATTAGCTGTGTAGGATGTCCACATGTGTAATCCCTGTTGCACTGATAGTGgtaattaataaaaaaaaactgccgTATATTTTAGAATAGGAAATATTCTTTGTGGGCGTTGGATGACTGTGGGGTGTGCTTATATGAAATATGAAGTGCAGATAGGCTGTGGACTAGTGTGTGTTCTGGGGTGTGAggtgctggtgtctgtgtgaggtgctggtgtgtgttggtgtgtgtgaggtgctggtgtgtgtggggtgctggtgtgtgtgaggtgctggtgtgtgtgaggtgctggtgtgtgtggggtgctggtgtgtgtgaggtgctggtgtgtgtggggtgctggtgtgtgtgaggtgctggtgtgtgtgaggtgctggTGTGCgtggggtgttggtgtgtgtgaggtgctggtgtgtgtggggtgctggtgtgtgtgaggtgctggtgtgtgtggggtgctggtgtgtgtggggtgctgtGAGCCTCctgtcctctactctctctgggTGAAGGAAAGCCGCTCTTGCTCTCTTTGTCCTCGAATCTTGTTTTGACTTTTGTGCAGTGATGGCACATTCCATTGCCCCAATGTGGATTTCAGTccggtctctccttctccctcttcctctctctctttctctctctctctccctggcaagTAAACGTGTGAGACATGCTGGCGGAGACCCTCCAGAATCTAGCCTCATTAAAAAACAGGCTCCAAACAAAAACGAGGATCCTAAACATGGAACAGCACACCCTTCGCCTCTCAGGTGTCTTCATGGAAAAACCCATAACGCTGGTCTTGTTAATTAAAACATAATGATCCGGTTTCAGGGTCTGGTTGCCGTTGAGAGCAGAGTTAATAAACCCCGGTAATCTGAATCCATAAACATTTCTAACCGTAAAAACGTGTTGGACGCTGTCAGATAGGCTGACGATATGGACATGGTCTATGGTGTAACAGTTGGAATTAGGGACATGGTGTTAACCtgagtgttagggttagggacatGGTGGTACCTTAGGCGTTAGGCTTAGCGACATGGTGTCAACCTGAAAAATAGACCTACGGTTAAGGGGACTGCAGACAGCCCACAGAGACTTGCTGCCACTTTATAACCACTGTTGAGGactagtaaacacacacacacatacaaatgtcAATGCACAAATGTAGACAGatatacaaacacacttatacacatatGCCTGAAAACccgcttgtatgtgtgtgtgagagaggaaaggTGCCCAGGGTGCCATACGTCCAGAGGAGTCGACAATAACATCAACACCATGTTGATATGTTTGACAACCCAGCATGGTAGCCATCAGGTGCTCCACATTCATGAGGAACATGTTGCCATTCTGACATCACCTCCCTATTCAAGAAGCCCGGTTTCCTCTTTCAACATGGAAGATTGGAGGTTGCACTGACAAAAACTGACTGCAGTGATTGACAGGAGTTAGGCCAGGAGATACTGTATATTCATTTGACTGCTTAGGGTTCGTATGTCCCTTGGTGTTTTGATTCACCATAGGGGACCATATTGAACTATGCACAGCATGTGTGTTGTGCTCTGGAAATGTAATTCAATGTCCTATTTGATTTGACCTTCCGTTTATTTTTCAGATGATGGTACGCATCAATAATGTCCATAATTATTGACTGAATTAACTCAAGGTACACTACCAGCCCCATTTGGAACATTACAAAACTGCACTGTGGGGCAGCGCTGATAGGACCGGTGGAAGGCTGTCTCTAAACAGGCCTcttctgccccctgctggagtcAGACCCTAACAGACCTAGGATCCTTACGGACCTGGGAAGTCCAGTTTGACTGTTCCACGGCTGTATTTATACTTTCTCATCTGTCTAGAACCAAGGTAGACAGTGATTCTAAATGAAAAATAATGAATGCTGGCACCTGTATCAGACAGTCCAACAGACTAGAGTAGAGCAAGTTAAGACAAGACAGGAGTCCTTATTAACTTAAATCAGCAAAATGCAATGTAGACAGAGAATTATCTCACTGTCACACAGCACCAGTGGTTAACGTTTGGAACCTGGTTTAAAATATGTTTGAAAGAGCAGACATCCTGCTTGCCCAGTGGTTGAATTGCTTTAAATTTCTTCGAATTTTTTTGCAGAATACAACATTTCCACTACATAGTCTAAAGTAGGGGAGAAATAATATTTCATATATTATATGATTGCCTTTGACCTGTGATCTCTAGCAGCCGCCAAACGCCCCACAGATTAACACGTCCGACCTCTTAGTATTTTCGTCGTAGTCTCACTAGAACAGGGTGGAGGGACTGAGGAGGGGCTGAGTTCTCACTCAAGTTCAGTACATACACGGCAACTTCAGAGGCGCGGAGAGGGTCGGGCGCTTACGTAAGGACAACTCTGGTATCCAAGCTTGTAACTATGAACTTTTCAAACAATATGGCGCATGTGTACAGCTGCGCTACAGACTTAGACGATAAGACTCCTTGCGTTGGAAATTATGTATGTATAGAGAATTCGTTAGAATAGTGATAATATAATTTGGACGCAGACTCGTCGGAGTTTAATACTAGTTCGCAGCATCAGACCGCCCGCGCGCCTTCGACAACTTTTGAGCGAGCCTACAGTACTCACCTGCTTGCCATGAAGACTTGGAGCCTTTTCGGTCCATAAATGTTACTTTATAACAGATACCGATTCTTGAATGTTTTGTTAACGAGTATGCGGGTATTATGTATCTTTTTTGTTAGGTCATATGCTTTAGCGTAAATGTCTGTGACTGCAACTTAAACGAGACAAGCAAAAGAAATGCTGTTGAATATGAGGGAGAATAACACGCCGTTgtgtcagagggagaaggagagagacagacttccCCCGATCTTCAATCACTCCACATCCGTAAGTATAGCATACCTACCAAGACTATAGATATATGATGCGTTGCATCCACTTGTAAGACCACAAACTATTTAAAGACATTATATGACATCCGCTTCACAATAAAATATTGTTTCTAACTAATTTGTGTAATTGGCAGCAATATTGTTGGCCAATTAACGTTATCGTCTGAAGTGCGAGATGTATGGAAATGCATTCACTTTCAATTCGCTGCCTCTTGGAAATGTTCAAAGATGAGCTAGACATTCCTAACCCTGTGTAAAATGTCCCCTTATTATATCCGAGCTTGCCTTATGGAGAATGTGTCAGTGTTGAAACTTTAGGGTGGGACGTTTTGGCCAACTCTTCTTTCTGTGTTCTCTAACTATATACTGTTGGAACTGTGTGAGTCATCATTTCTACCAGATGAAGTAACATTATCACTGCGGTCTATAAAAGGGGCCCAATAGTCTCTAAATAGCTGTGGTTTCAGTGGTTTTTAAtgtggtttctaattgagtagcCTAATTTAGCGTATGGTGATTAGTTTTGAAGGCAGTTATAATAATACATAACAAATGAGTAAATCCAGGGGGTTCACAGGAGGTAACCTATCACTGTTATAAATCACCTATCCATGCCAATGGTGGAAAAGCCATGGCGGGTTTTCATTTTAGAGAGTGCAAAACATATTATAATGTGTGAGGGTATAATAAAGAAGAAGAATCTTGATTTATAATTGATAAATGATCAGATATTACTGATGTGTTTTGTGACAGGTTTTAGAGCGAGGGCCAAAGCTGCCATACCCCTCCATCAGCAGTCTCATGtcttcagccaatcagaagagAGATGCTGCTGGTCGCTGTCTTTCTTCCCCCTTTATCCTGCCCAGCATCAAACATGGTATGTCCCATCTGTTGTAGCTACAGGTTAACATGTTTACAACACATTCATAATGGCCGACATAGTAAGGTACTTTGAAACCCTTATACAACCCAAGATATGGCATGTCAGTTCTTCTATGTGTCTTGGTTTTGTATACACTGGCGGTAATATCTTTATTGGATTTCAAACTCTTTAGTAAACCACCACTATATTGTGGGAATTAGATGTAAGAAGTGCAGTCTCTGTGCAGCTTGTTTGCTTGTAACAGCCTTAGTTACGAAGGGTGCTTTATAATGTAAAGCTAATTCCTTCTAAAGCTAATGAACCTCCCAGGTGTTGTCTGCTGGTTCACTCACCTCTTATTCATATTCAGATGTTCTGTTGTTTATCAACTGTCTGGGCTCCACTCAATGACAACACTGATGTGCTAGACAGAGGAGCACTTTGACATTTAGAAACATCAGTGAGGAGCTTTCAAGATGAATCTCTTTCACTGTGTTTCACAAAAGAGTCTGTTTGAATTTCAAAGTGAACGACGGACGTCTGGTTTGAATGAACTGACAAGAACTGGGAGGCAGATGTGTGGTAGCTGCTCCTCTCAGATGAAAGATGCTGAAGGAGATTAGAGGATTAAGGACAACTATCATGGCAGGCCTTTCTTTGCAGAGGGGAAGTGGCTCTGGATGCAATAGGCAGAAGTCTGTTGTTGTGCATAGTGGCAGCTGAAtgaacagagtgagagagtgtgtgtgtgtgtgtgcacgcacagaatgtgtgtttgcatctgtAGTTGTGTCTTGTGTAGCTGCTGAGTCAGACTGAAGTGTTTTCACAACACAAGCTGTTGAAGGTTGTTACTCAGACTAGCACATTTGTTCTGGACTGTCTCTGAATCTGAGTCACGACATCCATAAACGGTCTCCATAACCACAGTCTAAATCCACCATAGCTCTACATGTGCTATTCTGGATAATAACCCGCGTTCTGCAGACCAGTCACATATATGGCTAGTTTATGGACCAACTCTATGTTAAGATGTGACGTTCAAAGTTGTTAGTTGACAATGCAGTGGTGAGTGGAGATATGGAGACTTAGACTTGGACCCATTGCCTTTCAGTGTCACGGCCTGTTTTGATGTTGTGATTTAATGTATTAGCTTGTGATACAGCATTGTGTAGAACCGTACAGGAGAGGTTTATACAAAGTAAAGCACAGTTTGTATGATGTAGCTGTAGTCTTTAGTACATGACTGATGTACAATAGGTTATATTGCAGGTAGAGAGCTGCCCCCCCTGTGTCCTGAGGTCAAACAGAAACACCGCATCACCATCGACATCCTGCCCCCAGAGGTTAAGGCACGCCTCTCCTCCGAACCTGTCATCCCTTTACGAACCAAGACCACCAAAGAGTtcctgtgagcacacacacacgcacacaagcacacacacacacacacacatcatcatcatcatcatcacaacaGATCTATCCAgtccaacagtgtgtgtgtttctgttgtgtTGGTCCAGGGAGGACATGGACAGGGCCACTGTCTCAGGAGACTGGAGGATGGTCCATGAGTTCTACTGGACCACGTTTGGCTCCTTCCTGGAACTCAACGCTGCCTTCAAGGTGGGATGACACCATTGGCTGGCTGTGAACTGGTCCATCCTGACTGCGTGTCATGATTGTCTAATAGTGGACAGTTATCATGTGTGCTTTAATCCATGCTTTATTCTGACTTTATCCTACCTTAATACGACCTAATATACAATTGAAATAGCACAATTCAGTattatttctttaaatgtgatcTGCTGCTGATAGGTGGAACAGAAGGTGGTCATTGTTTCGGTTGGAGCTAAGTGTGTGAATGGGCTCTTTCTGAGGCACAGGAAAAGGGGCATTTAGCGAGTTGTTATTCAGTCTGCAGATGAATGAATGAAGTCATTCAGGAGGCTGTTAAAAAAACAGCACCTGTGcctggtttccatggtgatcATTCCTTGTGAGCACAGAGGTATAGAGGGAGTGGATGGTCATgaagggtggggggttgggcagGTAATAGCTAGTAAAATGTCTTGTTATGGTGACAGGCGGTAGTTGTTAGTTGATGGAGGTCATGAGAGTCGAGATGTCAAAACATCATTAACAGCCCTCAGAGTCTTACATACAGGAAGACATTTACACTGAGAGGTTTAGAGCTATACCATGAGGCTGACTTATCTGTCTGTAAAACCAGAATGCCCCATTCGTCTAATGGTAGAGACTTGGACTTGGTGAATGGGGAACTGTGGTGTGGACTATGTAAAGAAGTCAGCCTGGTAAAGAAAATGGCTGTGTCATGTGTCTGCCTAAACGTGTTTATGTTCCCTTTCAGAAAGAAGCAAATGCTCCTTTCAACATGACGGAGGACTCAGgaatcaacaccaagtttgtcAATGCTGTCTACGATGCACTACCTCTCACAGTACGTTGACTAACATAACCGTTTGTTACGACGTATGCTAGGGAAAGTACGAATTCTGTCATCGTCGATGCATTTGATGTCCAATGCAAAGCACACTCTGGGTCTAAATAACGGAGAACATTTCTTGCTGCTTCTCCAGCCTCCTGACACCCAGAAGGCTGTGCTCAAGGGCATCATCAACTGTCTGCTGAGAGAATGGAAGGGGTGAGAGCGTCGAGCATCGTTACACACTTAAATGTATACACTCGTCTTGGTACTTACAGTAGCAAACACGGCGTCTTTAAATATCTGGCCTTTGTTTCAGGCGTCGGACGAAAGATGATCTCAGGGCCTATTTCATCCTTGTTCAGGTAACCGCTCTCTCTCGCATgtacactcgcacacacgcacacacacacacacaccacacacacacactcacagacaaatTGATGTCTGATAGCACATGCCAGACTATAAATAGGCCATTATGACTGTAGAACATGGAGTACTTTCCTTAAACAGCTGCAATTTCCTCATTAGAGAAGTTACATCGTTTTTtttcatgaaacacacacatgcacacacacagacttaaacACGTACTCTTTGTGCTGTACAGTTAAGTCCTGTCATTTTAGAAATTCAGTGTTGAGTATAACAGTCTCAGAGTCACTGGCAAGGCAGTCAGAAACTCGAGAAAACTTTTGATCTCCTCTCTCACCACATGGACCATTTGCTCCAGTCATAATTcaggcgtgcgcacacacacacacactcaaacacacacacacatacacacacacagacagacacacacacacacagacacacacacagacacaccaccctcTCCATAATGATAGCTAAGTGTTTACTTCACACATGAGCTAGAAAGGCAGGCTCGGCAACATCCAAATATGGACATAAACGTCAGCCTCAGAGTCTGGGAGACAGGATGGAAACTACTTTTCTCTGTTTCTTAAAAGACATGGTTTCCTTTAATTCAACAGGGCAGTGAGTTAAATAGTAAAAACAGTTTTACTGTGATTCTAACTGAGCTCtccaagctctctctctttctctctctctctctctctctctctctctctctctctctctctctctctctctctctctctctctctctctctctctctctctctctctctctctctctctctctctctgtctctgtctctgtctctgtctctctctctctctctctctctctctctctctctctctctctctctctctctctctctctctctctctctctctctctctgtctgtctgtctgtctgtctgtctctctctctctctctctctctctctctctctctctctctctctctctctctccctctctctctctctctgtgtctctctctgtctctctctctctggtttagATGTAGTCTGAAGGTGATTATGGTGGTCTGCTGCATTGATGTGTGGGCCCTTGATGGTCTGCCTGACCCACATAGCAGCCGATTCTGTGTGATGTTAAAAGGCAGAGGGCAGTGGCTGGGTGGaagtgtgtggtggtgatgtcACCCTGAAACCTGCTTTTCCTATTAAAATTGACCTTTTTTCTCGAGCTTgcgccctccttcccccctccatctggatgtatgtgcctgtgtgacTCTCCCCTCtattctctgtttctgtctctctctctctcccctcctgttctctctctttagctTCTCGTTTTACCCCAGTACCTCTATCCCCCGCTACCCGCTTtctacactcctctctccctcatctccatGTCAaatctccccctctacctccccctctcctgttctctgtcccctctctctgttcccactctcttccccctctccagctACTTTCTGTACTTTCTTCAtgatccccctctttctctctccctttctccccatcCCCTGCAGTAGCAGATGAGGTCATGTTGGAGCAGAGCAGTCTGGTTTGCTCGGTCATGCCAATCTGTCTCAGCCTCTTTATTACAAACCAGACGTCTCGCTGCCCCGTCGCAATGAAAAACACATATTTCCTTTCTGACGGAGCTCTATTTAAAcaaccctctctttcttttactcccactctcttgccctctctgtctctttatcacCCTTTGTCAatgtctccctctcgctctctcttgctctctcactctgcctctctctgttactgtctgtcaccccctcctcccttgttTCCAGAACCCCCAGTGTACCAGTCCAGCCACCTATGTCATCTATGCTCATCTACTGAGACAAGTGGCAgcgctggccgaggcagatctGTATGTCTTAATGCACTGGCTGAAGAAGTgagtctgtccgtccgtccgtccgtccgccTGTCCGTAATATGTTTCTGCTGCTGATGAGGAGTGTTGATCAAGCTGTGCTTTGCTCCAGACTGTCTTCTAAGCGCTTGAAGCACCTTGTGGAGCGTGTGCATCTCTTCATCTCCACTCGCCTGTTCCCCTCCAAGCCGGAGGAGCTTCCGCCTCTGGCCAAGTGCTCCTGGTGGATCCCCTCCGCCACCAAAGTCCTCTCTCTGCTTAGTGAGTCCCTAGAaccacctccacctctttccCAAGCTCATTGATTCTGAACTCTGaccgctgacctctgaccctgtggTTCCTTGCCTCTGCAGATGCAGCCAACAGCCTGTCCAGTCGTCCTCTGCTGCCCTACGCAGACTTCTACAACCCCAGTCTGGAGCTGACCGACTACATGGAGGACTACCGCTCCTGGCAGGCCCAGGGCCCCTCCACCAGGTCAGACTCTCCTGCTAGCTCCACCAGGAGCTAGGAGGCAGCCTCTTGCTAGCTATACGAGGAAGGCCTCTTCTATTGAAGGCCTCTCCTATTGAAGGCCTCTCCTATCGAAGGCCTCTCCTATTGAAGGCCTCTCCTATTGAAGGCCTCTCCTATTGAAGGCCTCTCCTATTGAAGGCCTCTCCTATTGAAGGCCTCTCCTATTGTTTCAGACATTCTCTACTATTCTATGTACTACAGGTTTCTCATTGCTCTTCACCTGCGAAATAGGGTCTTGAGTCTCAATGTGTTCATGATCTGTCCCCAAGGTTCACCTTCTGTCAATTCCCCTTCATCCTATCTGCTGGGGTGAAGAAAGCCATCATCCAGAGAGACTCAGAACAACAAATGATCAGCACTGCCAGGGTAagtcaaagacacacacaactgtacacCGAGTATGCACTGTGGTTACACCTGGCTAAAAGCAGTGTATCTGCTGTGTGTTTCAGCAAAGTCTGGTGGACAAGGTGAGTCGTAGACAGAGAGTGGACATGAGCCTTCTCTTCCTCAACATCAGGGTCAGGCGGCTGCAGCTGGTAGCAGACTCACTTGATGAGgtaatcagacacacacacacacacacacacgtgcaaccCCCACCGTACACATAAACCCACATTAGGTAACAGCAGCACACTCATGGTCCTGTCTGCCAGAGTGTTAGACCTGTAGCAGGGGCTGAGGTCTGGAGCTAACAATGATGTAATGTTAGCACTGTGGATGAGCTGAAGTCTGGAGCTAACTATGATGTCATGATAACTGTAGCTGGGCTGAGCAGTGATGCTAACACAGATTGTGAATCATGGAGGATTCCACTGTCCTGAGATCACGTCTTCAGTTCTCTCAGTCTTCTGAAGGCTGGAACCAAAGAGGAAATGTAGATTCTCCCAGAGAAACCCCATCTTGGATGTAACAAAACCTTAAATGATCTTGGCCACCTTACCAAGTTTTGTCACAGTGATTGGCTCAATAATAGCCACTGTTGGTTTTCATGTTCGAGTTGAATGTGTCATCTGACCACCATCTTGCTTTGTTATTTATCAGTTGACCAGAAACCGTGCAGACCTGAAGAAGAAGCTAAGAGTGACCTTTGTCGGAGAGGCGGGGCTAGACATGGGCGGACTCACCAAGGAGTGGTTCCTCCTCCTGATTCGTCAGATTTTTCACATGGACTATGGTACGACAGACGAGACAATGTTTGCTCTTTTTCTTCTAGAAGAATACAAATAGCGATTATTTATCAAGCTCTCCATTTGCTCTTACtttctcacacccacacattgtTCActgaacagtcacacacacacacacacacacactagacttAGTTCTCATGCCTGTTGAAGGTTCCCATGACAGAGAAAACCAGCCGCTGCTGACTACTTTATTAATAGACACACTCATTCTCTCAGGGACTCTTAGATTCTGGAAAAAGAAACTCATGCTCTCTGACAGTGTTAGTCTTCCCTCCCAGGTCagagattgtgtttgtgtgtgtgtgtgtgagagagagagagagagagagagagagagagagagagagattgtgtatgactgtgtgtgttctgtgtcatATCTGGACATATGTTTTACAGctttatgtgttttttttgtgtgtcctTCTCTCCAGGCATGTTTACATTCCAGAAGGACTCCCACTGTCACTGGTTCAGCAGCTGGAAGTGTGACAACAACTCTGAGTTCCGATTGGTTGGTGCTGTATCCTTTGATTCTATAGTGGGATGTTTACAACCTATCAGTGAGGGAGGAAGTGTTAACAGCCTATCAATGTCTAGATCCAGTTCCTGTGTCTCTAGATTAAATGCTGCCAAGTCTATGGGCCTACTCAATTTAACTGTAAACAGAGAAATGTTGTGATGAAAGGCACTATGTTAACATTACAGTAGCTCATCTTagctgtggtagtgtgtgtgtgtatatctggt from Osmerus eperlanus chromosome 12, fOsmEpe2.1, whole genome shotgun sequence encodes:
- the hectd2 gene encoding probable E3 ubiquitin-protein ligase HECTD2 isoform X2, producing MLLNMRENNTPLCQREKERDRLPPIFNHSTSVLERGPKLPYPSISSLMSSANQKRDAAGRCLSSPFILPSIKHGRELPPLCPEVKQKHRITIDILPPEVKARLSSEPVIPLRTKTTKEFLEDMDRATVSGDWRMVHEFYWTTFGSFLELNAAFKKEANAPFNMTEDSGINTKFVNAVYDALPLTPPDTQKAVLKGIINCLLREWKGRRTKDDLRAYFILVQNPQCTSPATYVIYAHLLRQVAALAEADLYVLMHWLKKLSSKRLKHLVERVHLFISTRLFPSKPEELPPLAKCSWWIPSATKVLSLLNAANSLSSRPLLPYADFYNPSLELTDYMEDYRSWQAQGPSTRFTFCQFPFILSAGVKKAIIQRDSEQQMISTARQSLVDKVSRRQRVDMSLLFLNIRVRRLQLVADSLDELTRNRADLKKKLRVTFVGEAGLDMGGLTKEWFLLLIRQIFHMDYGMFTFQKDSHCHWFSSWKCDNNSEFRLVGALMGLAVYNSITLDIRFPPCVYKKLLTPPVPPCNPDAPVGMATLSLDDLQQVMPDLARGLAELLNYEGNIEEDFCMSFQVCHEELGIVKSYNLKSGGDKIPVTNQNRKEFVQLYIDFLLNKSIFRQFAAFYHGFHSVCSSDALMLLRPEEVEVLVCGSPNLDMSTLQRLAQYEGYSKTDPTVRAFWEVVLAFPPEMQKKLLHFSTGSDRVPVGGVADLNFKISRMDVSTDWLPVSHTCFNQICLPPYKTKKELKQKITIAMSNSEGFGLE
- the hectd2 gene encoding probable E3 ubiquitin-protein ligase HECTD2 isoform X1, whose amino-acid sequence is MLLNMRENNTPLCQREKERDRLPPIFNHSTSVLERGPKLPYPSISSLMSSANQKRDAAGRCLSSPFILPSIKHGYIAGRELPPLCPEVKQKHRITIDILPPEVKARLSSEPVIPLRTKTTKEFLEDMDRATVSGDWRMVHEFYWTTFGSFLELNAAFKKEANAPFNMTEDSGINTKFVNAVYDALPLTPPDTQKAVLKGIINCLLREWKGRRTKDDLRAYFILVQNPQCTSPATYVIYAHLLRQVAALAEADLYVLMHWLKKLSSKRLKHLVERVHLFISTRLFPSKPEELPPLAKCSWWIPSATKVLSLLNAANSLSSRPLLPYADFYNPSLELTDYMEDYRSWQAQGPSTRFTFCQFPFILSAGVKKAIIQRDSEQQMISTARQSLVDKVSRRQRVDMSLLFLNIRVRRLQLVADSLDELTRNRADLKKKLRVTFVGEAGLDMGGLTKEWFLLLIRQIFHMDYGMFTFQKDSHCHWFSSWKCDNNSEFRLVGALMGLAVYNSITLDIRFPPCVYKKLLTPPVPPCNPDAPVGMATLSLDDLQQVMPDLARGLAELLNYEGNIEEDFCMSFQVCHEELGIVKSYNLKSGGDKIPVTNQNRKEFVQLYIDFLLNKSIFRQFAAFYHGFHSVCSSDALMLLRPEEVEVLVCGSPNLDMSTLQRLAQYEGYSKTDPTVRAFWEVVLAFPPEMQKKLLHFSTGSDRVPVGGVADLNFKISRMDVSTDWLPVSHTCFNQICLPPYKTKKELKQKITIAMSNSEGFGLE